In the genome of Bremerella sp. JC817, one region contains:
- a CDS encoding sigma-70 family RNA polymerase sigma factor produces MQGPETRRSLLVQIQDVSQHTAWQEFVTIYEPLVYRLARRKGLQHADAQDLTQDVFTTVQTAIHRFDPDAETGTFRGWLFRIARNLMINFLTRQKEPRGSGDTRLLQMLHEHAAEESEAATQFDLEYRRELFAWAAQQARSHFSEENWQAFWRTGVEGESIDQVAAALGKPPGSVRVARCRVLAKLKHYAQQMDDTSISPKG; encoded by the coding sequence GTGCAAGGACCGGAAACGCGAAGATCGCTGCTCGTTCAGATTCAAGACGTGTCGCAACATACGGCATGGCAAGAGTTTGTAACGATCTATGAACCGCTCGTCTATCGACTCGCCCGCCGTAAGGGATTGCAGCACGCCGATGCGCAAGATCTGACGCAGGATGTCTTTACGACGGTTCAAACAGCGATCCATCGCTTTGACCCCGATGCCGAAACCGGCACCTTTCGGGGTTGGCTCTTCCGAATCGCCCGCAATCTGATGATCAATTTTCTGACCCGCCAGAAAGAACCACGGGGGAGCGGCGACACACGCTTGCTGCAGATGCTTCACGAGCACGCTGCCGAAGAGAGCGAAGCTGCCACCCAGTTCGATCTGGAATATCGCCGCGAACTGTTTGCCTGGGCCGCGCAACAAGCGCGGTCTCACTTCTCCGAAGAGAACTGGCAGGCATTCTGGCGAACGGGGGTTGAAGGAGAATCGATCGATCAGGTCGCAGCTGCCTTAGGGAAACCGCCTGGCAGTGTGCGGGTCGCTCGGTGTCGAGTCCTGGCCAAGCTGAAACATTATGCCCAACAAATGGACGACACATCGATCTCGCCAAAAGGATAG
- a CDS encoding protein kinase, with translation MVARSHYDDAVFERLLQDRLAPEEQHKVTQHVEQCPTCQSQLEVVADAGMPLDEVRGYLQTDAGSDPTRAMEKPQASSNIWVGFLTPSDHPDSLGRFGRYEILEVLGRGGTGIVMRGYDPSLDRHSAIKVLSPELAASAAARKRFSREAKSAAAVVHEHVVPIQTVDEENGLPYLVMPVLEGRSLESRVRKNGPLEVREVLRIGKQVASGLAAAHAQGLIHRDVKPANILLNHGVERVVITDFGLARAADDASMTQSGTLVGTPQYMSPEQARGESLDGRSDLFSLGSVLYFMCTGHSPFRADTTMGVLTRINTASPRPLTEHNPDIPDWLDQIVRKLLSRDPEDRYGTALEVESLLGQWLAHLQDPTRVPRPAEPKPTNFGNGNSRITRWVAAGFGAFALMLAGILITLETDKGTLTIESFAEDVAVRIKKGDETYRRLTVAKGENNVRLAAGKYELEIEGKVDGFTLEDGEVTLTRGDEKIVRIVEKVEGVRVTDENRHLFRNIGIASDPAQFGATNAKPQPAQAAPNARFSVPSSSSNHGYGSTPPQASGTTARAPQATAGARFSVPNATAPAQRMGAAVGGFQPDQATSPATPSHYNVQPPAYVGPATTLSADDNRWAPATGTYQPATPAAGLYTPNTNFQWQTNSASSAPAFYPPVNPLRAAFPLYGNWQGHADSGEKPERVVSLTLKDGTFTLVMMDPSRIPGAPSANLMGDYEIDEPSATISFKSIKRIPGANGSPTWSSVDGARLEGTYQQENNSLKIKFHNVQKLPEISKGSQPVGWQLDVYTDILMQPPIAQVPANAVYGTTPPQWPLPVMNLPSSLVSGQWNGEIASGNRRGDILILMMNGGHFELRIIAAPNQTERRTLRLLGKYEIDANASTIAFTPSNRFPKLDGELEWEPITDGSFSGTYSFGSSLLLLQISDVKNLPGIANETYPLTWKFTQYTPGASPFGTTSRQQALASVMPTPPTTDPYAELSGTWVPVADPNHETPSAKIDRLLIFNRRYLMEWTPTAGEHPQPQIASGILSLTHGEDVIEFHAAKLDFDRSVETLNPAHQVSGTYRLDGDRLSVTLTKALDKPSEPSVAFIPGDLPATFEFKRSGPVSKIDTPTLLLESRKDEATGNQTYDASPEDRQWLEKHIKFELFDAAYDPRLSSFHCAMITNVSDQPLRDVKVQFEIDPKLNILDHTVPADVPSKNVLIHKFELIKPQQKIKVGVNLSDINPQETHHSQVSVTIDGHTLTAQLHDRSTPKKNVSSNSPQPSTNLRTTGVVGKLELTPVERQLQGTWALQGMQLQINGRQFVLSGDEGTSAYKTVTGTVRVSKEPVFKVGDDRFHMIELLQPIANSNRSTGVLNGQVEFADEQLHLVPHFAVAPGFVGLWGNVRYTFQRAGGTSGNTELPKHPLADVLSLQGNWDVTTPDNGKENDTKYTFNLTRDRYTWVRVDASTGQTTRLKGTLQVAQPINNSQPQLTFQRFKPDAQANVAPGHIPTNVPGIIGTEEKLFTAKVQPDGDRFTLSIEKVFVDDSFCIELPPTLHLERAATTSTARHPGSSIVPAPSLSQQRFPNDVWNGFAAEGASYVQPATANSLNAISPSLERLRGQWIQPETLGQLGMGGIRLKLDGDRFQLIRDNRDNGTRHQLNGTLVIAEGVYGEPNTLHFATNIRVSPSQPPKPDTWVDLGNPYSQWKGERAFSGTYQLEGDKLTLQITEGPNAPDFLGEIPATWVLARPPASGE, from the coding sequence ATGGTTGCCCGGTCTCATTACGACGACGCCGTCTTTGAACGTTTGCTTCAAGATCGGCTTGCTCCGGAAGAGCAGCACAAGGTTACCCAGCATGTCGAACAGTGCCCGACGTGTCAGTCGCAACTGGAAGTTGTCGCCGATGCCGGGATGCCACTGGACGAGGTCCGTGGTTACCTGCAAACAGACGCCGGTAGCGATCCGACCCGAGCGATGGAGAAGCCACAAGCTTCCTCGAACATCTGGGTCGGCTTCCTGACACCGAGCGATCATCCCGATTCCCTGGGTCGTTTCGGCCGGTACGAGATTCTGGAAGTCCTGGGACGGGGCGGAACAGGGATCGTCATGCGAGGCTACGATCCGTCACTCGATCGGCACTCTGCGATCAAAGTGCTATCGCCCGAACTGGCAGCCAGCGCGGCGGCTCGGAAACGGTTCTCTCGCGAGGCCAAGTCGGCTGCGGCGGTCGTTCACGAACATGTCGTGCCGATTCAAACCGTGGACGAAGAAAACGGTCTGCCTTACTTGGTTATGCCGGTGCTGGAAGGGCGTTCGCTTGAAAGCCGCGTTCGTAAGAATGGCCCCCTGGAAGTTCGCGAAGTCCTTCGAATCGGCAAGCAAGTCGCTTCAGGACTGGCAGCGGCCCATGCTCAAGGGCTGATCCATCGCGACGTGAAGCCAGCCAACATTTTGCTGAACCACGGGGTCGAACGGGTCGTGATCACCGACTTCGGTCTGGCTCGCGCCGCCGACGATGCCAGCATGACGCAAAGTGGCACGCTGGTCGGCACGCCGCAGTACATGTCGCCAGAGCAAGCACGCGGCGAAAGCCTTGACGGGCGAAGCGACTTGTTCAGCCTCGGTAGCGTGCTCTACTTCATGTGCACTGGGCATTCGCCGTTCCGCGCCGACACCACGATGGGTGTCCTGACACGCATCAACACGGCTTCCCCCCGGCCGCTAACCGAACACAACCCAGACATTCCGGACTGGCTGGATCAAATCGTCCGCAAACTGCTTTCGCGCGATCCTGAAGATCGCTATGGCACGGCGCTGGAAGTCGAATCGCTTCTCGGACAATGGCTGGCCCATCTACAAGATCCGACCCGTGTACCACGCCCCGCGGAACCGAAGCCGACTAACTTCGGCAATGGAAACTCACGCATCACACGCTGGGTTGCCGCCGGATTCGGAGCGTTCGCCCTGATGCTGGCCGGAATCTTGATCACGCTCGAGACCGACAAGGGAACGCTCACCATCGAGAGCTTCGCCGAAGATGTTGCCGTGCGAATTAAAAAGGGAGACGAAACCTACCGCCGGCTGACGGTAGCCAAAGGAGAAAACAACGTTCGCCTGGCCGCCGGTAAGTACGAACTGGAAATTGAAGGCAAGGTGGACGGGTTCACGCTCGAAGATGGCGAGGTCACGTTGACTCGCGGCGATGAGAAGATCGTCCGGATCGTCGAGAAAGTGGAAGGAGTCCGCGTCACGGATGAAAACCGCCATCTATTTCGCAACATAGGAATCGCTAGCGACCCAGCACAGTTCGGGGCAACGAACGCAAAACCTCAGCCAGCACAGGCTGCTCCCAACGCTCGATTCAGCGTACCGTCATCTTCTTCCAATCATGGATATGGATCGACGCCGCCCCAGGCATCTGGAACCACAGCTCGCGCACCTCAAGCAACTGCTGGTGCACGATTCAGTGTCCCTAATGCGACGGCACCCGCACAGAGGATGGGGGCGGCAGTCGGCGGCTTCCAACCCGATCAAGCCACCTCGCCTGCGACACCTTCTCATTATAACGTTCAGCCTCCCGCTTATGTCGGTCCAGCGACTACTTTGTCAGCGGACGACAACCGCTGGGCACCGGCAACTGGGACCTACCAGCCAGCCACTCCTGCCGCGGGCCTATACACTCCCAACACCAACTTTCAGTGGCAGACCAACTCGGCAAGTTCCGCACCTGCCTTCTACCCTCCCGTGAACCCTTTGCGAGCCGCCTTTCCGCTGTATGGCAACTGGCAAGGTCACGCCGATTCTGGCGAGAAGCCTGAGCGTGTGGTGTCGCTGACGTTGAAAGATGGCACCTTCACATTGGTGATGATGGACCCCAGCCGGATTCCTGGCGCCCCGAGCGCCAATCTGATGGGCGACTACGAGATCGACGAACCGAGTGCGACCATTTCCTTCAAATCGATAAAACGTATCCCAGGGGCGAACGGTTCCCCAACGTGGTCGAGCGTCGACGGAGCACGGCTCGAAGGAACTTACCAGCAAGAGAACAACAGCCTGAAGATCAAGTTCCACAACGTTCAGAAACTGCCAGAGATCTCGAAAGGCTCGCAGCCAGTCGGATGGCAACTTGATGTTTACACCGACATCTTAATGCAACCTCCTATCGCCCAGGTGCCTGCCAACGCGGTTTACGGGACGACTCCCCCGCAATGGCCTCTGCCGGTGATGAATCTTCCGAGCAGCCTTGTCTCGGGACAGTGGAACGGCGAAATCGCTTCTGGGAATCGTCGTGGTGATATTCTCATCCTGATGATGAACGGCGGACACTTCGAGCTTCGCATCATCGCTGCCCCGAATCAAACCGAACGGCGAACGTTACGCCTGTTGGGCAAGTACGAGATCGATGCGAATGCCTCGACGATCGCCTTCACTCCTTCCAATCGTTTCCCCAAGCTCGACGGAGAACTGGAATGGGAGCCGATTACCGATGGCTCGTTCTCGGGAACGTATTCCTTCGGTAGTTCGCTCTTGCTGCTTCAGATTTCCGACGTGAAGAACTTGCCGGGCATCGCGAATGAGACCTACCCGCTAACCTGGAAGTTTACGCAGTACACGCCCGGGGCAAGTCCCTTCGGAACCACCTCGAGGCAGCAGGCCTTGGCCAGTGTTATGCCGACTCCACCGACGACCGATCCCTACGCGGAACTTTCGGGAACCTGGGTCCCGGTGGCCGATCCCAATCACGAAACTCCTTCGGCGAAGATCGACCGATTGCTGATTTTCAATCGCCGCTATCTCATGGAATGGACCCCGACGGCCGGAGAGCATCCACAGCCGCAAATCGCCTCAGGGATTCTCAGCCTGACGCATGGTGAAGATGTCATCGAGTTTCACGCAGCGAAGCTCGACTTTGACAGAAGTGTCGAAACTCTCAACCCGGCACACCAGGTTTCGGGGACGTATCGTTTGGATGGGGATCGCCTTTCCGTGACGCTTACCAAGGCGCTCGACAAGCCAAGCGAGCCTTCGGTTGCGTTTATTCCTGGTGATCTGCCAGCCACCTTCGAGTTTAAGCGAAGTGGACCGGTATCAAAGATCGACACGCCGACACTGTTGTTGGAATCGCGAAAGGACGAGGCTACCGGCAACCAGACCTACGATGCTTCGCCCGAAGATCGACAATGGCTGGAGAAGCATATTAAGTTCGAGCTATTCGACGCGGCCTATGATCCTCGACTTTCCAGCTTTCACTGCGCGATGATTACCAACGTCAGCGATCAACCGCTGCGGGATGTAAAGGTTCAATTCGAGATCGATCCCAAACTCAACATCCTCGATCATACGGTTCCCGCCGACGTCCCCTCGAAGAATGTGCTGATCCACAAGTTCGAACTGATCAAGCCTCAACAGAAGATCAAAGTGGGCGTGAACCTCTCGGATATCAATCCGCAGGAAACGCACCATTCCCAAGTCAGCGTGACGATCGACGGGCATACGCTGACCGCCCAACTGCACGATCGATCGACACCGAAAAAGAATGTTTCGTCCAACAGCCCCCAACCCTCGACAAACCTTCGGACCACTGGCGTCGTTGGGAAGCTTGAGTTGACTCCTGTCGAACGTCAGCTTCAAGGCACGTGGGCCCTTCAAGGAATGCAGCTTCAAATTAATGGACGTCAGTTTGTATTGAGCGGTGACGAGGGAACTTCCGCTTACAAGACGGTCACCGGAACCGTACGGGTCTCCAAAGAACCCGTATTTAAGGTGGGCGACGATCGTTTTCACATGATTGAGCTTCTGCAGCCGATCGCAAACTCGAACCGCAGCACGGGAGTGTTGAATGGACAGGTGGAGTTCGCCGATGAGCAACTTCACCTGGTGCCACACTTCGCCGTGGCTCCTGGGTTCGTTGGGTTATGGGGGAACGTTCGCTATACGTTCCAACGCGCAGGCGGAACATCCGGTAACACGGAATTGCCTAAGCATCCATTGGCAGATGTATTGTCCCTGCAAGGGAACTGGGATGTGACCACACCCGACAATGGTAAAGAGAACGACACCAAGTACACCTTCAACCTCACTCGCGATCGATACACGTGGGTCCGCGTTGATGCAAGCACTGGCCAAACGACCCGACTGAAGGGCACCCTTCAAGTCGCCCAGCCGATTAACAACAGCCAGCCACAATTGACGTTCCAGCGTTTTAAACCAGACGCCCAGGCCAACGTGGCGCCAGGGCATATCCCCACGAACGTCCCTGGCATCATCGGGACCGAAGAGAAGCTGTTTACCGCCAAGGTTCAGCCTGATGGAGACCGCTTCACGCTATCCATTGAAAAAGTCTTTGTGGACGATTCCTTCTGCATCGAGCTACCACCGACGTTGCATCTGGAACGGGCCGCGACAACTTCAACAGCCCGTCATCCCGGTTCGTCGATCGTTCCCGCTCCTTCGCTAAGTCAGCAGCGATTTCCGAATGATGTGTGGAACGGTTTTGCCGCTGAAGGTGCGTCATACGTCCAACCGGCAACCGCTAATTCCCTGAACGCCATCTCGCCATCGCTTGAGAGACTCCGCGGTCAATGGATCCAGCCAGAAACTTTGGGCCAGCTTGGCATGGGAGGAATTCGCTTGAAGCTGGACGGGGATCGCTTCCAACTGATTCGCGATAATCGCGACAATGGTACCCGGCATCAATTGAATGGAACGTTGGTAATAGCTGAGGGAGTCTACGGTGAACCCAACACGTTGCATTTCGCTACCAATATTCGTGTTTCCCCATCGCAGCCGCCCAAGCCAGATACCTGGGTCGATTTAGGCAATCCCTACTCGCAATGGAAGGGGGAGCGAGCGTTCTCAGGCACCTATCAGCTTGAAGGTGACAAGCTGACCTTGCAAATCACCGAAGGACCGAACGCTCCTGACTTCCTGGGAGAAATCCCCGCGACCTGGGTTCTAGCTCGTCCACCAGCCAGCGGCGAATAA
- a CDS encoding DUF1559 domain-containing protein, whose amino-acid sequence MIRYSLGGTMLGWLLLVSAASAQQDLVKKYVPEDAGLVMVCRPSSMIDSEALAKVPWGRLDTTVESGLGEKLSNVASMVMYAGPVEADGFPRFGGVIQLKQAVPIAKMFPRLQEIQSLELLENENQQYLSGKLPGGSRWEVRLLDETTLVLGSSKVVAEFLDEKPNVPNPRIVELISDDSNLAMQTLLWMPGLRRVLVPLAEDPRMTKVIPGIADFPESLEWARFQLVAAPRPSLNLTLQAVDANGATELKELVDQFTAAAKLSLAMNGGTLPEKYLESIQQINSKQDGLQIVLATSPEDKVIGEMLAQGISQFAAQATEKASFETRRAAATKNLRKMMLAFHTLAASEEQKFPPQATRDADDKPLLSWRVHVLPFIGQQQLYDQFHLDEPWDSPHNVKLAEKMPELFTIPGDEDLAADGKTRFQVPLGKGMPGENLGKLGFIDLTDGTSNTIAIVEAPRSKAVVWTSPEDLSVKLDDPMKSLIDPEEPGFCYSRFDGSAGFFPADGNVVKIQTMLTHQGGEVVPQ is encoded by the coding sequence ATGATTCGATACAGTTTAGGCGGGACAATGTTGGGGTGGTTGCTGCTGGTATCAGCTGCCTCGGCCCAGCAAGACCTTGTGAAGAAGTATGTGCCAGAAGACGCAGGCCTGGTGATGGTCTGCCGACCTTCGTCCATGATCGACAGTGAAGCCTTGGCAAAGGTGCCCTGGGGGCGACTCGATACGACAGTTGAGTCGGGACTCGGCGAGAAACTAAGCAATGTCGCCTCAATGGTGATGTACGCAGGTCCAGTCGAAGCGGACGGATTTCCACGTTTTGGCGGTGTGATTCAACTCAAGCAGGCGGTACCCATTGCCAAGATGTTTCCGCGGCTACAGGAGATCCAGTCGCTAGAGCTATTGGAGAATGAGAATCAGCAATACCTATCAGGCAAACTGCCCGGAGGATCGCGGTGGGAGGTGCGTTTGCTGGATGAGACGACGCTGGTACTTGGAAGCTCGAAGGTCGTTGCCGAATTTCTCGACGAAAAGCCCAATGTTCCCAACCCAAGGATTGTGGAACTGATCTCGGACGACTCCAATCTGGCGATGCAAACGCTGCTGTGGATGCCTGGCCTTCGACGAGTACTGGTGCCGCTGGCGGAAGATCCACGCATGACGAAAGTTATTCCCGGCATCGCCGATTTTCCCGAGAGCTTGGAGTGGGCACGTTTCCAGTTGGTAGCGGCGCCTCGGCCTTCGCTCAACTTAACACTTCAAGCAGTCGACGCGAATGGCGCCACGGAGTTGAAGGAGCTTGTTGACCAGTTCACCGCCGCTGCGAAACTGAGTCTGGCCATGAATGGTGGAACGCTGCCGGAGAAGTATTTGGAATCGATCCAACAAATCAACTCAAAGCAAGACGGGTTGCAGATCGTGCTGGCGACCTCGCCCGAGGACAAAGTGATTGGTGAAATGTTAGCTCAGGGAATAAGCCAATTTGCCGCCCAGGCAACCGAGAAGGCTTCCTTTGAAACCCGGCGAGCCGCGGCGACGAAAAACCTGAGGAAGATGATGCTGGCGTTTCATACGCTTGCCGCTAGCGAAGAGCAAAAGTTCCCGCCTCAGGCAACTCGCGACGCTGATGACAAACCACTTTTGTCGTGGCGTGTACACGTGCTGCCATTCATCGGCCAGCAGCAACTGTACGATCAGTTTCATCTGGACGAACCGTGGGATAGCCCCCACAACGTCAAGCTCGCCGAGAAGATGCCAGAGTTGTTTACGATCCCTGGCGACGAAGACCTGGCCGCTGATGGGAAGACACGATTCCAAGTCCCGTTGGGGAAAGGCATGCCAGGCGAGAACCTGGGAAAGCTTGGCTTTATCGATCTGACCGATGGAACATCGAACACGATTGCGATCGTCGAAGCCCCTCGCTCGAAGGCAGTTGTCTGGACCAGCCCGGAGGATCTATCGGTCAAGTTGGACGATCCAATGAAGTCGCTGATCGATCCCGAAGAGCCCGGCTTCTGCTACAGTCGCTTCGATGGAAGTGCTGGCTTCTTTCCTGCCGACGGGAACGTTGTCAAGATTCAGACCATGCTGACCCACCAAGGAGGCGAAGTCGTTCCGCAGTAA
- a CDS encoding RNA polymerase sigma factor encodes MSPPQPSNPQDGTDVARLSRLLDRHAGALMLYARQLCGDPEDVVQLAFIKLASLEVWPEDSRAWLYRVVRNEAVSQRRSEQRRREREQAIAQHRKSWFVSEPGTQIDAGRAVESLAQLEQQQREIVVARIWGGLSFREIGELIGVSQSTAHREYQNAIFLLQSELNEPCPPPSQSLNSHRNR; translated from the coding sequence TTGTCACCGCCACAGCCATCCAATCCCCAGGACGGAACCGACGTCGCTCGATTGAGTCGACTGTTGGACAGGCATGCGGGGGCACTGATGCTGTATGCCCGGCAACTTTGTGGTGATCCGGAAGATGTCGTGCAGCTGGCATTCATTAAGCTCGCTTCGTTAGAAGTGTGGCCCGAAGATTCGCGAGCGTGGCTCTACCGGGTCGTTCGTAACGAAGCCGTCAGTCAGCGGCGAAGCGAGCAGAGGCGTCGCGAACGCGAACAGGCAATCGCCCAGCATCGCAAGTCGTGGTTCGTCTCGGAACCTGGGACACAAATCGATGCGGGGCGCGCGGTCGAATCGCTGGCCCAGCTAGAACAACAGCAGCGCGAGATCGTCGTCGCGCGGATTTGGGGCGGTTTGTCGTTTCGCGAGATTGGCGAGCTGATCGGTGTTTCGCAAAGCACCGCGCATCGCGAATATCAAAATGCAATCTTCCTTCTTCAAAGCGAGTTGAATGAGCCATGTCCTCCTCCTTCCCAGAGCCTGAACTCCCACCGGAATCGATGA
- a CDS encoding BlaI/MecI/CopY family transcriptional regulator yields MNGVNKLPTLSETQWEIMNLIWDRESSTVSEAWHVLKERRGVSRNTVQTQMVRLEEKGWLTHQEEESGFRYLPTVGREETQESSVRRFVKMVFDGSTEGLLLTLLNGGELSKSEAAQIRSLLDSQRKKK; encoded by the coding sequence ATGAATGGTGTCAACAAGCTTCCGACGCTGTCGGAAACGCAATGGGAAATTATGAACCTGATCTGGGATCGCGAGTCGAGCACGGTCAGCGAGGCGTGGCACGTTCTGAAAGAGCGGCGGGGCGTTTCGCGCAATACGGTGCAAACCCAGATGGTTCGCCTGGAAGAAAAAGGTTGGCTGACACATCAGGAAGAGGAAAGTGGCTTCCGCTATCTGCCAACCGTCGGTCGTGAAGAGACGCAGGAAAGCAGCGTCCGGCGTTTCGTGAAGATGGTCTTTGATGGCTCAACAGAAGGATTACTTCTAACGCTACTCAACGGAGGCGAGCTTTCTAAATCGGAAGCCGCGCAAATTCGTTCGTTACTCGACTCGCAGAGGAAGAAGAAATGA